The following proteins are encoded in a genomic region of Mesoplodon densirostris isolate mMesDen1 chromosome 12, mMesDen1 primary haplotype, whole genome shotgun sequence:
- the EEF1A1 gene encoding elongation factor 1-alpha 1: MGKEKTHINIVVIGHVDSGKSTTTGHLIYKCGGIDKRTIEKFEKEAAEMGKGSFKYAWVLDKLKAERERGITIDISLWKFETSKYYVTIIDAPGHRDFIKNMITGTSQADCAVLIVAAGVGEFEAGISKNGQTREHALLAYTLGVKQLIVGVNKMDSTEPPYSQKRYEEIVKEVSTYIKKIGYNPDTVAFVPISGWNGDNMLEPSANMPWFKGWKVTRKDGNASGTTLLEALDCILPPTRPTDKPLRLPLQDVYKIGGIGTVPVGRVETGVLKPGMVVTFAPVNVTTEVKSVEMHHEALSEALPGDNVGFNVKNVSVKDVRRGNVAGDSKNDPPMEAAGFTAQVIILNHPGQISAGYAPVLDCHTAHIACKFAELKEKIDRRSGKKLEDGPKFLKSGDAAIVDMVPGKPMCVESFSDYPPLGRFAVRDMRQTVAVGVIKAVDKKAAGAGKVTKSAQKAQKAK; this comes from the exons ATGGGAAAGGAGAAGACGCACATCAACATCGTTGTCATCGGACACGTAGATTCGGGGAAGTCCACCACTACTGGCCATCTGATCTACAAATGTGGTGGCATCGACAAGAGAACCATTGAAAAGTTCGAGAAGGAGGCTGCCGAG ATGGGGAAGGGCTCCTTCAAGTATGCCTGGGTCTTGGACAAACTGAAAGCTGAACGCGAGCGTGGTATCACCATTGATATATCCCTATGGAAATTCGAGACCAGCAAGTACTATGTGACCATCATTGACGCCCCAGGACACAGAGACTTCATCAAAAACATGATTACAGGCACATCCCAG GCTGACTGTGCTGTCCTGATTGTTGCTGCTGGTGTTGGTGAATTTGAAGCAGGTATTTCCAAGAATGGGCAGACCCGTGAGCATGCCCTTCTGGCCTACACTCTGGGTGTGAAACAACTAATTGTTGGAGTTAACAAAATGGATTCCACCGAGCCACCCTACAGCCAGAAGAGATACGAGGAAATTGTAAAGGAAGTCAGCACCTACATTAAGAAAATTGGCTACAACCCCGACACAGTAGCATTTGTGCCAATTTCTGGCTGGAATGGTGACAACATGCTGGAGCCAAGTGCTAAC ATGCCGTGGTTCAAGGGATGGAAGGTCACCCGGAAAGATGGCAATGCCAGTGGAACCACACTGCTTGAAGCTCTGGATTGCATCCTGCCACCAACTCGCCCAACTGACAAACCCTTGCGTTTGCCCCTCCAGGACGTCTACAAAATTGGTG GTATTGGCACTGTCCCTGTGGGTCGAGTGGAGACTGGTGTTCTCAAACCTGGCATGGTGGTCACCTTTGCTCCAGTCAATGTGACAACTGAAGTGAAGTCTGTTGAAATGCACCATGAAGCTTTGAGTGAAGCCCTTCCTGGGGACAATGTGGGCTTCAATGTCAAGAACGTGTCTGTCAAAGACGTTCGTCGTGGCAATGTGGCTGGTGACAGCAAAAATGACCCACCGATGGAAGCAGCTGGCTTCACGGCTCAG GTCATCATCTTGAACCATCCAGGCCAAATCAGTGCCGGCTATGCACCTGTGCTGGACTGTCACACAGCTCACATTGCCTGCAAGTTTGCTGAGCTGAAGGAGAAGATTGACCGTCGTTCCGGGAAGAAGCTGGAAGATGGGCCCAAGTTCTTGAAATCTGGTGACGCTGCCATCGTCGACATGGTTCCCGGCAAACCCATGTGTGTCGAGAGCTTCTCTGACTATCCTCCTCTGG GCCGCTTTGCTGTTCGTGACATGAGACAGACGGTTGCTGTGGGTGTCATCAAAGCAGTGGACAAGAAGGCAGCTGGAGCTGGCAAGGTCACCAAGTCTGCCCAGAAAGCTCAGAAGGCTAAATGA